A window from Gammaproteobacteria bacterium encodes these proteins:
- a CDS encoding Gfo/Idh/MocA family oxidoreductase, producing METLNIAVVGLGRVGTVFLERILLHKSKGIEVTCVVERNETSGKASASQAGIRVASVGELIAAGNAVDIIFDLTGSTETRRELREQLAATNNRHTTIATEAIAHMMWKMMGDTDLPEHHGKGGY from the coding sequence ATGGAGACACTAAATATTGCCGTTGTGGGCTTGGGCAGGGTAGGTACTGTTTTTCTTGAACGGATACTGCTGCACAAGAGCAAGGGTATCGAGGTCACCTGTGTTGTGGAGCGTAATGAGACATCGGGAAAGGCATCGGCGAGTCAGGCGGGTATACGAGTGGCCAGTGTTGGCGAACTCATTGCCGCCGGAAATGCAGTGGATATCATCTTCGACTTGACCGGCAGCACCGAGACGCGCCGTGAGCTTAGGGAGCAGCTGGCAGCCACCAATAATCGCCATACTACCATTGCGACAGAGGCGATTGCTCATATGATGTGGAAGATGATGGGCGACACGGATCTGCCTGAGCATCACGGAAAAGGCGGATACTGA